One segment of Macrotis lagotis isolate mMagLag1 chromosome 1, bilby.v1.9.chrom.fasta, whole genome shotgun sequence DNA contains the following:
- the ERF gene encoding ETS domain-containing transcription factor ERF, translated as MKTPADTGFAFPDWAYKPESSPGSRQIQLWHFILELLRKEEYQDVIAWQGDYGEFVIKDPDEVARLWGVRKCKPQMNYDKLSRALRYYYNKRILHKTKGKRFTYKFNFNKLVLVNYPFIDVGLAGGAVPQSAPPVPSGGGHFRFPPSTPSEVLSPTEDPRSPPACSASSSASSLFSAVVARRLGRGSVSDCSDGTSELEEALVEDPRARPPGPPELGAFRGPPLTRLAPDAGVFRVYPRPRGGPEPLSPFPVSPLAGPGSLLPPQLSPAMPVTPTHLAYSPSPTLSPMYPGGGGSSGGGSHFSFSPEDMKRYLQAHTQSVYNYHLSPRAFLHYPGLVVPQPQRPDKCPLPPLAPETPPAPSSASSSSSSSSSSPFKFKLQPPPLGRRQREREKPPAGAEKGTGAPAGEAPPAPGPAPPQIKVEPISEGESEEVEVTDISDEEDDEDGEVFKAPRVPPPPPKVEPGEGPGSAQCMPLKLRFKRRWSEDCRLEGGGGGGGGGGQEEEDKKVRAGTPLAPRRVSADLQHATAQLSLEHRDS; from the exons ATGAAGACCCCGGCGGACACAG gCTTTGCCTTCCCAGACTGGGCTTACAAGCCCGAGTCGTCCCCGGGCTCTCGTCAGATCCAGCTGTGGCATTTCATCCTGGAGCTGCTCCGCAAGGAAGAGTATCAGGATGTCATCGCCTGGCAGGGGGACTACGGGGAGTTTGTCATCAAGGACCCCGATGAGGTGGCGCGCCTGTGGGGCGTCCGCAAGTGCAAGCCCCAGATGAACTATGACAAGCTGAGCCGGGCCCTGCG CTATTACTACAACAAGCGCATCCTTCACAAGACCAAGGGCAAGAGGTTCACCTACAAGTTCAACTTCAACAAGCTCGTGCTGGTGAATTACCCATTCATCGATGTGGGACTGGCTG GTGGGGCAGTGCCTCAGAGCGCCCCGCCGGTGCCCTCTGGGGGAGGCCACTTCCGCTTCCCCCCCTCAACGCCCTCTGAGGTGCTCTCCCCCACGGAGGACCCTCGCTCGCCTCCGGCCTGCTCGGCCTCCTCGTCggcctcttccctcttctccgcCGTGGTGGCCCGACGTTTGGGCAGAGGCTCTGTCAGCGATTGCAGCGATGGCACCTCAGAGCTGGAGGAGGCCCTGGTGGAAGACCCCAGGGcccgccccccgggccccccagAGCTGGGAGCCTTTCGGGGACCCCCTCTAACCCGACTGGCCCCCGATGCGGGTGTCTTCCGGGTCTACCCCCGGCCCCGCGGGGGGCCCGAGCCCTTGAGCCCTTTCCCCGTCTCCCCCCTGGCTGGTCCCGGCTCCCTGCTCCCCCCCCAGCTCTCCCCAGCCATGCCTGTGACCCCCACCCACCTGGCCTACAGTCCGTCGCCCACGCTGAGCCCCATGTACCCTGGTGGGGGTGGCAGTTCTGGGGGGGGCTCCCATTTCTCTTTCAGCCCGGAGGACATGAAGCGGTACCTCCAGGCCCACACGCAGAGCGTCTACAATTACCACCTCAGCCCTCGGGCTTTTCTGCACTATCCGGGGCTGGTGGTCCCTCAGCCCCAGCGCCCAGACAAGTGTCCGCTGCCACCCCTGGCCCCCGAGACGCCGCCCGCTCCCTCCTCGGCGTCTTCCTCGTCCTCGTCCTCCTCGTCTTCCCCCTTCAAGTTCAAGCTGCAGCCCCCTCCTCTAGGCCGTCGCCAGAGAGAGCGGGAGAAGCCCCCGGCGGGGGCCGAGAAGGGCACTGGGGCCCCCGCTGGGGAGGCCCCTCCAGCGCCTGGCCCAGCCCCCCCCCAGATCAAGGTGGAGCCCATCTCCGAGGGAGAGTCAGAGGAGGTGGAGGTGACCGACATCAGCGACGAAGAGGACGACGAGGACGGGGAAGTGTTTAAGGCTCCTCGGgtgccccccccgccccccaaggTGGAACCTGGGGAGGGCCCCGGCTCTGCCCAGTGCATGCCCCTCAAACTTCGGTTCAAGCGGCGCTGGAGTGAGGATTGCCGCCTGGAGGGAGGAGGTGGTGGCGGCGGCGGTGgggggcaggaggaggaggacaagAAGGTCAGGGCTGGGACCCCCTTGGCCCCCAGGCGGGTTAGCGCCGACCTCCAGCATGCCACTGCCCAGCTCTCCTTGGAGCACCGAGATTCCTGA
- the GSK3A gene encoding glycogen synthase kinase-3 alpha isoform X1 — protein MSGGAPAGGGGGGGSSDSSDSLSGRARTSSFLDAGPAGPGSGSSGSGSGPGTAASRILGPAPAPSGVSGPGPGPAAGPGPGPGPGGSGPAGGGGGGSGAVNVALASGSGGGGGGSGGGGGAGGGGGSSFPPPAVKLGRTSKGAEAVEVKSHRSAVLYQPFPPNSDSGKVTTVMATLGQGPERSQEVAYTDIKVIGNGSFGVVYQARLAETGELVAIKKVLQDKRFKNRELQIMRKLDHCNIVRLRYFFYSSGEKKDELYLNLVLDFVPETVYRVARHFTKAKLTIPSIYVKVYMYQLFRSLAYIHSQGVCHRDIKPQNLLVDPDTAVLKLCDFGSAKQLVRGEPNVSYICSRYYRAPELIFGATDYTSSIDVWSAGCVLAELLLGQPIFPGDSGVDQLVEIIKVLGTPTREQIREMNPNYTEFKFPQIKAHPWAKVFKSRTPPEAIALCSHLLEYTPATRLSPLEACAHSFFDDLRSPGAQLPNSRQLPPLFNFSPGELSIQPNLNGILIPSHLRSPSSASVSCPSSSHVLGETQERPGQEPSTSVANSS, from the exons ATGAGCGGCGGAGCCccggcgggcggcggcggcggcggcgggagcagCGACAGCAGCGACAGCCTCTCGGGCCGAGCCCGGACCAGCTCCTTCCTAGAcgcggggccggcggggccggGGTCGGGCTCGAGCGGAAGCGGATCGGGCCCCGGGACCGCCGCCTCCAGGATCctcggcccggccccggccccgtcGGGGGTGtccgggcccggccccggccccgctgccggccccggccccggccccggcccgggcgGCTCGGGAcccgcgggcggcggcggcggcggctcgggGGCCGTGAACGTGGCCCTGGCCTCGGGCtccggaggcggcggcggcggcagtgGAGGAGGCGGAGGCGCAGGAGGGGGCGGCGGCTCGAGCTTCCCGCCGCCGGCCGTGAAGCTGGGCC gtACCTCTAAGGGGGCTGAAGCTGTAGAGGTCAAAAGCCACCGGTCAGCAGTCTTGTATCAGCCTTTCCCCCCCAACA GCGACTCTGGGAAAGTGACCACGGTGATGGCAACCCTAGGGCAGGGGCCCGAGCGCTCCCAGGAAGTAGCCTACACCGACATCAAGGTGATCGGCAACGGTTCGTTTGGCGTCGTCTATCAGGCCCGCCTGGCAGAGACGGGGGAGCTGGTGGCCATCAAGAAGGTGCTGCAGGATAAGAGATTTAAG AACCGGGAGCTGCAGATCATGAGGAAACTGGACCATTGCAACATCGTACGACTTCGCTATTTCTTCTACTCCAGTGGAGAGAAG AAGGACGAGCTCTACCTGAATCTGGTGCTGGACTTTGTGCCTGAGACCGTCTACCGGGTGGCAAGGCATTTCACCAAGGCCAAGCTGACCATCCCCTCCATCTATGTCAAG GTCTACATGTACCAGCTTTTCCGGAGCTTGGCCTATATCCACTCGCAGGGCGTGTGCCACAGAGACATCAAGCCCCAGAACCTTCTGGTGGACCCAGACACCGCTGTCCTCAAGCTCTGTGACTTTGGCAG TGCTAAGCAGCTGGTTCGGGGAGAGCCCAACGTCTCCTACATCTGTTCGAGGTACTACCGAGCCCCTGAGCTCATCTTCGGAGCCACCGACTATACCTCGTCCATCG ATGTGTGGTCTGCCGGCTGTGTCCTCGCCGAACTCCTCCTCGGCCAGCCCATCTTTCCTGGGGACAGTGGGGTGGACCAACTGGTAGAAATTATCAAG GTATTGGGGACACCAACACGGGAACAAATCCGGGAGATGAACCCAAATTACACCGAGTTTAAGTTCCCCCAGATTAAGGCCCATCCGTGGGCAAAG GTCTTTAAGTCACGGACCCCACCAGAGGCCATCGCACTATGCTCCCATCTACTGGAGTACACCCCTGCCACCAGGCTGTCCCCCTTGGAGGCCTGCGCCCATAGCTTCTTCGATGACCTCCGCAGTCCTGGGGCCCAGCTCCCCAACAGTCGGCAGCTGCCCCCCCTCTTCAACTTTAGCCCTGGTG AACTCTCCATCCAGCCAAATCTCAATGGTATCCTCATCCCTTCCCACCTGAGGAGCCCATCGTCAGCTTCTGTCTCCTGCCCTTCATCCTCACATG TTTTAGGGGAGACCCAGGAGCGGCCAGGCCAGGAACCTTCCACATCTGTAGCCAACTCCTCCTGA
- the GSK3A gene encoding glycogen synthase kinase-3 alpha isoform X2, with protein sequence MSGGAPAGGGGGGGSSDSSDSLSGRARTSSFLDAGPAGPGSGSSGSGSGPGTAASRILGPAPAPSGVSGPGPGPAAGPGPGPGPGGSGPAGGGGGGSGAVNVALASGSGGGGGGSGGGGGAGGGGGSSFPPPAVKLGRDSGKVTTVMATLGQGPERSQEVAYTDIKVIGNGSFGVVYQARLAETGELVAIKKVLQDKRFKNRELQIMRKLDHCNIVRLRYFFYSSGEKKDELYLNLVLDFVPETVYRVARHFTKAKLTIPSIYVKVYMYQLFRSLAYIHSQGVCHRDIKPQNLLVDPDTAVLKLCDFGSAKQLVRGEPNVSYICSRYYRAPELIFGATDYTSSIDVWSAGCVLAELLLGQPIFPGDSGVDQLVEIIKVLGTPTREQIREMNPNYTEFKFPQIKAHPWAKVFKSRTPPEAIALCSHLLEYTPATRLSPLEACAHSFFDDLRSPGAQLPNSRQLPPLFNFSPGELSIQPNLNGILIPSHLRSPSSASVSCPSSSHVLGETQERPGQEPSTSVANSS encoded by the exons ATGAGCGGCGGAGCCccggcgggcggcggcggcggcggcgggagcagCGACAGCAGCGACAGCCTCTCGGGCCGAGCCCGGACCAGCTCCTTCCTAGAcgcggggccggcggggccggGGTCGGGCTCGAGCGGAAGCGGATCGGGCCCCGGGACCGCCGCCTCCAGGATCctcggcccggccccggccccgtcGGGGGTGtccgggcccggccccggccccgctgccggccccggccccggccccggcccgggcgGCTCGGGAcccgcgggcggcggcggcggcggctcgggGGCCGTGAACGTGGCCCTGGCCTCGGGCtccggaggcggcggcggcggcagtgGAGGAGGCGGAGGCGCAGGAGGGGGCGGCGGCTCGAGCTTCCCGCCGCCGGCCGTGAAGCTGGGCC GCGACTCTGGGAAAGTGACCACGGTGATGGCAACCCTAGGGCAGGGGCCCGAGCGCTCCCAGGAAGTAGCCTACACCGACATCAAGGTGATCGGCAACGGTTCGTTTGGCGTCGTCTATCAGGCCCGCCTGGCAGAGACGGGGGAGCTGGTGGCCATCAAGAAGGTGCTGCAGGATAAGAGATTTAAG AACCGGGAGCTGCAGATCATGAGGAAACTGGACCATTGCAACATCGTACGACTTCGCTATTTCTTCTACTCCAGTGGAGAGAAG AAGGACGAGCTCTACCTGAATCTGGTGCTGGACTTTGTGCCTGAGACCGTCTACCGGGTGGCAAGGCATTTCACCAAGGCCAAGCTGACCATCCCCTCCATCTATGTCAAG GTCTACATGTACCAGCTTTTCCGGAGCTTGGCCTATATCCACTCGCAGGGCGTGTGCCACAGAGACATCAAGCCCCAGAACCTTCTGGTGGACCCAGACACCGCTGTCCTCAAGCTCTGTGACTTTGGCAG TGCTAAGCAGCTGGTTCGGGGAGAGCCCAACGTCTCCTACATCTGTTCGAGGTACTACCGAGCCCCTGAGCTCATCTTCGGAGCCACCGACTATACCTCGTCCATCG ATGTGTGGTCTGCCGGCTGTGTCCTCGCCGAACTCCTCCTCGGCCAGCCCATCTTTCCTGGGGACAGTGGGGTGGACCAACTGGTAGAAATTATCAAG GTATTGGGGACACCAACACGGGAACAAATCCGGGAGATGAACCCAAATTACACCGAGTTTAAGTTCCCCCAGATTAAGGCCCATCCGTGGGCAAAG GTCTTTAAGTCACGGACCCCACCAGAGGCCATCGCACTATGCTCCCATCTACTGGAGTACACCCCTGCCACCAGGCTGTCCCCCTTGGAGGCCTGCGCCCATAGCTTCTTCGATGACCTCCGCAGTCCTGGGGCCCAGCTCCCCAACAGTCGGCAGCTGCCCCCCCTCTTCAACTTTAGCCCTGGTG AACTCTCCATCCAGCCAAATCTCAATGGTATCCTCATCCCTTCCCACCTGAGGAGCCCATCGTCAGCTTCTGTCTCCTGCCCTTCATCCTCACATG TTTTAGGGGAGACCCAGGAGCGGCCAGGCCAGGAACCTTCCACATCTGTAGCCAACTCCTCCTGA
- the ZNF526 gene encoding zinc finger protein 526 gives MADGGAALLRPQYICSACGLLDDSLEAVLAHQRLHPAPAAPRGAPPAPEAPLPGPEPPLPGPEPGPPCGPLQGQGQVQYHCGGCARLFLSPDLWLAHCQACPAPPEPAPMEPYECPECAQLLDTPEEFLEHQGTHFASLEKEQADGAEDEEGPPAPEDEGAPRGRPCGDGPGAWGAAEEPRPPRRGPPAPAAALHRCAQCQRGFSSANRLLAHGRAHVGGTHECPACSKVFKKAASLEQHLRLHRGEARYLCVDCGRGFGTELTLVAHRRAHTANPLHRCPCGKTFSNMTKFLYHRRTHAGKSGAPPPAPAPPPPLPPAALPCPHCAKSFPSAARLARHRRAVHSPPERRHRCGVCGKGFKKLVHVRNHLRTHTGERPFQCHACGKTFASLANLSRHQLTHTGARPYPCPDCGKRFTQSSNLQQHRQLHGRSGAFSRTSRLQARLATVRTLYGKGAAGRAGLRHQQRGRVGHEEPKAPPSPAAPPTPPASVPQQTIMCTELGETIAIIETSQPLALVDTLQLCQVALGAGGLHLGGTGGAGGLLHLDAAFV, from the coding sequence ATGGCGGACGGGGGCGCCGCGCTGCTGCGGCCCCAGTACATCTGCTCGGCCTGCGGCCTGCTGGACGACTCGCTGGAGGCGGTGCTGGCGCACCAGCGGCTGCACCCCGCGCCCGCCGCGCCCCGCGGCGCCCCGCCGGCCCCCGAGGCGCCGCTGCCGGGCCCCGAGCCGCCGCTGCCGGGCCCCGAGCCCGGGCCGCCCTGCGGGCCGCTGCAGGGCCAGGGCCAGGTCCAGTACCACTGCGGCGGCTGCGCGCGGCTCTTCCTGTCGCCCGACCTCTGGCTGGCGCACTGCCAGGCCTGCCCCGCGCCCCCGGAGCCCGCGCCCATGGAGCCCTACGAGTGCCCCGAGTGCGCGCAGCTGCTGGACACGCCCGAGGAGTTCCTGGAGCACCAGGGCACCCACTTCGCCTCCCTGGAGAAGGAGCAGGCGGACGGCGCGGAGGACGAGGAGGGGCCGCCGGCGCCCGAGGACGAGGGAGCGCCCCGGGGCCGCCCGTGCGGGGACGGCCCGGGGGCCTGGGGCGCGGCCGAGGAGCCCCGGCCGCCCCGGAGGGggcccccggccccggcggcCGCCCTCCACCGCTGCGCGCAGTGCCAGCGGGGCTTCAGCTCCGCCAACCGCCTGCTGGCCCACGGCCGCGCCCACGTCGGGGGCACCCACGAGTGCCCGGCCTGCTCCAAGGTCTTCAAGAAAGCCGCCTCCCTGGAGCAGCACCTCCGGCTCCACCGGGGCGAGGCCCGCTACCTGTGCGTGGACTGCGGCCGGGGCTTCGGGACCGAGCTCACCCTGGTCGCCCACCGCCGGGCCCACACGGCCAACCCCCTGCACCGCTGCCCCTGCGGCAAGACGTTCAGCAACATGACGAAATTCCTCTACCACCGGAGGACCCACGCGGGCAAGAGCGGGGCGCCCCCgccggcccccgccccgccgccgccgctgcccccCGCCGCCCTGCCCTGCCCGCACTGCGCCAAGTCCTTTCCCTCGGCTGCCCGGCTGGCCAGGCACAGGCGCGCCGTGCACTCCCCACCCGAGAGGCGGCACCGCTGTGGGGTCTGCGGCAAAGGCTTCAAGAAGCTGGTCCACGTGCGCAACCACCTGCGCACGCACACCGGCGAGCGGCCCTTCCAGTGCCACGCCTGCGGGAAGACCTTCGCCTCCCTGGCCAACCTCAGCCGCCACCAGCTGACCCACACGGGCGCCCGGCCCTACCCCTGCCCCGACTGCGGCAAGCGGTTCACCCAGAGCTCCAACCTGCAGCAGCACCGGCAGCTGCACGGCCGCTCCGGGGCCTTCTCCCGGACCTCCCGCCTCCAGGCCCGTCTGGCCACGGTCCGGACCCTGTACGGGAAGGGGGCGGCCGGCAGAGCCGGGCTGCGGCACCAGCAGCGGGGCCGCGTGGGGCACGAGGAGCCCAAAGCCCCTCCCAGCCCCGCCGCACCCCCCACCCCGCCGGCTTCCGTCCCGCAGCAGACCATCATGTGCACGGAGCTGGGCGAGACCATCGCCATCATCGAGACTTCGCAGCCTCTCGCCCTGGTGGACACGTTGCAGCTGTGCCAGGTGGCACTGGGAGCTGGGGGGCTGCACCTGGGGGGTACGGGTGGGGCTGGGGGGTTGTTGCACCTAGATGCTGCTTTCGTGTGA
- the DEDD2 gene encoding DNA-binding death effector domain-containing protein 2 isoform X2 has protein sequence MLGAGAPGRGWRGRGQPGSGRKFVFGEAGAQRPALRPTPGPGTRGGAPAPLGVSQGGRVPGAPPLPPPGAAAPQKPPAGPTSGARTVSPERYICSPSGSNVERPQGSSLGSANTTSPRAQWEAGSPPGKRQRKSLSRSSPGGRRRRGPQGASRARNPIAAPTANRVTCDIRLRVRAEYCEHGAALAQGVVSRRPQSVARQLDLFGQAMAVLKSRDLGSVVCDIKFSELSYLDAFWGDYLSGALLQALRGVFLTEALREAVGREPIRLLVSVDEGDYEAGRRRLLLLGGRPPGGPQALPPR, from the exons ATGCTGGGGGCCGGGGCGCCGGGGCGCGGCTGGCGGGGGCGGGGGCAGCCCGGGTCAGGGAGGAAGTTTGTGTTTGGGGAGGCTGGGGCCCAGCGCCCCGCCCTGAGACCGACGCCCGGCCCCGGGACCCGCGGGGGGGCCCCTGCCCCGCTGGGGGTGAGTCAGGGTGGGCGGGTCCCCGgagcccctcccctccctccgcCCGGGGCAGCTGCACCCCAGAAGCCGCCGGCCGGCCCCACATCCGGAGCCAGGACAG tatCCCCTGAGCGCTACATCTGCAGTCCCTCAGGGTCAAATGTGGAGAGGCCACAGGGTAGCTCCTTGGGCTCAGCCAATACAACTTCCCCTCGGGCTCAATGGGAGGCAG GTTCACCTCCTGGGAAGAGGCAGAGGAAAAGTCTGAGCCGCTCCAGCCCCGGGGGAAGGCGGCGGAGGGGTCCCCAGGGAGCTTCAAGGGCCAGGAATCCCATAGCGGCTCCCACTGCAAACAGAGTGACCTGTG ACATCCGCCTCCGAGTCCGAGCCGAGTACTGCGAGCACGGGGCAGCCCTGGCCCAGGGGGTGGTGTCCCGGCGACCCCAGTCGGTGGCCCGCCAACTGGACCTGTTTGGGCAGGCCATGGCCGTGCTGAAGTCCAGGGACCTGGGTTCCGTGGTGTGTGACATCAAGTTCTCTGAGCTTTCTTACCTGGATGCTTTTTGGGGGGACTACCTGAGCGGGGCCCTGCTCCAGGCTCTGCGGGGTGTCTTCCTGACCGAGGCCCTTCGGGAGGCTGTGGGCCGGGAGCCTATTCGCCTGCTGGTCAGCGTGGATGAGGGTGATTATGAAGCTGGTCGCCGCCGCCTGCTACTGCTGGGGGGTCGCCCTCCCGGGGGGCCGCAAGCCCTGCCACCCCGCTGA
- the DEDD2 gene encoding DNA-binding death effector domain-containing protein 2 isoform X1, which yields MVGPRAPGGPRGPGWEEDAGLARHGLQPLHRMFQVVGAQLSQQELSVLAFLLSEALPAPERGPGPAPAPAPAPAPARSGPELLLELERRGQCDEARLGPLRQLLRVLARQDLLPRLALKRPRPVSPERYICSPSGSNVERPQGSSLGSANTTSPRAQWEAGSPPGKRQRKSLSRSSPGGRRRRGPQGASRARNPIAAPTANRVTCDIRLRVRAEYCEHGAALAQGVVSRRPQSVARQLDLFGQAMAVLKSRDLGSVVCDIKFSELSYLDAFWGDYLSGALLQALRGVFLTEALREAVGREPIRLLVSVDEGDYEAGRRRLLLLGGRPPGGPQALPPR from the exons ATGGTGGGGCCCCGCGCCCCGGGCGGCCCCCGCGGCCCCGGCTGGGAGGAGGACGCGGGCCTGGCCCGCCACGGGCTGCAGCCGCTGCACCGCATGTTCCAGGTGGTGGGCGCGCAGCTGAGCCAGCAGGAGCTGTCCGTGCTGGCCTTCCTGCTCAGCGAGGCGCTGCCGGCCCCCGAgcgcggccccggcccggccccggccccggccccggccccggcccccgcgcGCTCCGGCCCGGAGCTGCTGCTGGAGCTGGAGCGCCGGGGCCAGTGCGACGAGGCCCGCCTGGGCCCGCTGCGCCAGCTGCTGCGCGTGCTGGCCCGCCAGGACCTGCTGCCGCGCCTGGCGCTCAAGCGCCCCCGCCCAG tatCCCCTGAGCGCTACATCTGCAGTCCCTCAGGGTCAAATGTGGAGAGGCCACAGGGTAGCTCCTTGGGCTCAGCCAATACAACTTCCCCTCGGGCTCAATGGGAGGCAG GTTCACCTCCTGGGAAGAGGCAGAGGAAAAGTCTGAGCCGCTCCAGCCCCGGGGGAAGGCGGCGGAGGGGTCCCCAGGGAGCTTCAAGGGCCAGGAATCCCATAGCGGCTCCCACTGCAAACAGAGTGACCTGTG ACATCCGCCTCCGAGTCCGAGCCGAGTACTGCGAGCACGGGGCAGCCCTGGCCCAGGGGGTGGTGTCCCGGCGACCCCAGTCGGTGGCCCGCCAACTGGACCTGTTTGGGCAGGCCATGGCCGTGCTGAAGTCCAGGGACCTGGGTTCCGTGGTGTGTGACATCAAGTTCTCTGAGCTTTCTTACCTGGATGCTTTTTGGGGGGACTACCTGAGCGGGGCCCTGCTCCAGGCTCTGCGGGGTGTCTTCCTGACCGAGGCCCTTCGGGAGGCTGTGGGCCGGGAGCCTATTCGCCTGCTGGTCAGCGTGGATGAGGGTGATTATGAAGCTGGTCGCCGCCGCCTGCTACTGCTGGGGGGTCGCCCTCCCGGGGGGCCGCAAGCCCTGCCACCCCGCTGA